A genomic stretch from Arthrobacter sp. KBS0702 includes:
- a CDS encoding flagellar biosynthesis protein FlhA: protein MNNRLARLAVPIGIVGIVLLLVVPVPAPLLDFLIVCNILLALLVLLTSMFVRKPLDFSVFPSLLLVATLFRLGLNVASTRLVLGNGYAGQVIEAFGKVTVGGSMIIGAVVFLILVVIQFVVVTKGAERVAEVGARFTLDAMPGKQMAIDADLNGGLITDTQARARRAEVSAEADFYGAMDGASKFVKGDAIAGIIIIIINFIGGIAIGMLQRGMQIGDALNTYGLLTMGDGLVTQIPALLMAVSTGMIVTRSNTEADMGRTASTQLLQSPNALLIAGVAAIAMALIPGMPPIPFILVGAGLILASRRTAASQKEAERARDAEAAALNSPELDPNEKLLEDMRIHPVEILLAPDLVDMVSGASDDLLARVRSLRHKIAMELGLVIPPVRTRDSVDLPPATYAIRIAGVEAGRGTAPAGQMLALGDSLDSLPGVAMIEPVFGLAGKWIPAEMRHNAEMTGATVIDRVSVLVTHLSSIVTANAARLLSREDVRVLTEGVRKQSPSAVDELTPALLSLAELQRVLQGLLDEQVPINDLARIYEALTLRAKISTDPESLVEAARQSLGPALTAKFMEGPVLNVIMIDPLLEQSMLEDMRPAEGGSQIVMGQDRLDAVLRSVRNAVDSAAAANRQAVLVCAPALRPAIHRLVGAQPGSLPVLSYREVTSANVRIETVGVVRHAEPLSA from the coding sequence ATGAACAACAGGCTCGCCCGGCTTGCGGTGCCCATCGGCATCGTAGGCATCGTGCTGCTGCTGGTGGTTCCCGTGCCCGCGCCGCTGCTGGATTTCCTGATCGTGTGCAACATCCTGCTCGCGCTGCTGGTGCTGCTGACCAGCATGTTCGTGAGGAAGCCGCTGGACTTCTCCGTGTTCCCGTCGCTGCTGCTGGTGGCCACGCTGTTCCGGCTGGGCCTGAACGTCGCCTCCACCCGCCTGGTGCTGGGCAACGGCTACGCCGGGCAGGTCATCGAGGCCTTCGGCAAGGTGACCGTGGGCGGCTCCATGATCATCGGCGCCGTCGTCTTCCTGATCCTGGTGGTGATCCAGTTCGTCGTGGTCACCAAGGGCGCCGAGCGCGTCGCGGAGGTGGGGGCGCGCTTCACCCTGGACGCCATGCCCGGCAAGCAGATGGCGATCGACGCCGACCTCAACGGCGGCCTGATCACGGACACCCAGGCCCGGGCGCGGCGCGCGGAGGTCTCGGCGGAAGCCGACTTCTACGGCGCCATGGACGGCGCCTCCAAGTTCGTCAAGGGCGATGCCATCGCCGGCATCATCATCATCATCATCAACTTCATCGGCGGCATCGCCATCGGCATGCTGCAGCGCGGCATGCAAATCGGCGACGCCCTCAACACCTACGGCCTGCTGACCATGGGCGACGGCCTCGTCACACAGATTCCGGCGCTGCTCATGGCGGTCTCCACCGGCATGATCGTGACCCGGTCCAACACCGAAGCGGACATGGGCCGGACGGCCTCCACCCAGCTGCTGCAGTCACCGAATGCCCTGCTGATCGCCGGCGTGGCCGCCATCGCCATGGCGCTCATCCCCGGCATGCCACCCATCCCGTTCATCCTCGTCGGCGCCGGGCTGATCCTGGCCTCCCGCCGCACCGCCGCCAGCCAGAAGGAGGCGGAGCGGGCCCGCGACGCCGAGGCTGCGGCCTTGAACTCCCCGGAGCTGGACCCGAACGAGAAGCTGCTCGAGGACATGCGCATCCACCCCGTGGAGATCCTGCTGGCTCCGGACCTGGTGGACATGGTCTCCGGCGCCTCTGATGACCTGTTGGCCCGGGTCCGGTCGCTCCGGCACAAGATCGCCATGGAACTGGGCCTGGTCATCCCGCCGGTCCGCACCAGGGACAGCGTGGACCTGCCGCCGGCCACCTACGCCATCCGGATCGCGGGCGTGGAAGCCGGCCGCGGCACCGCCCCGGCCGGCCAGATGCTGGCCCTCGGCGATTCGCTGGACTCGCTGCCCGGCGTCGCGATGATCGAACCGGTCTTCGGCCTCGCCGGGAAGTGGATTCCGGCCGAGATGCGGCACAACGCCGAAATGACCGGGGCCACCGTGATCGACCGCGTCTCGGTGCTTGTCACCCACCTGTCCTCCATCGTCACGGCCAACGCCGCCCGGCTGCTCTCCCGCGAAGATGTCCGGGTGCTGACCGAGGGCGTCCGCAAGCAGAGCCCCTCGGCCGTCGACGAACTCACCCCGGCACTGCTCTCGCTCGCCGAGCTGCAGCGCGTGCTCCAGGGCCTGCTCGACGAACAGGTCCCCATCAACGACCTGGCCCGCATCTACGAGGCGCTCACCCTCCGGGCCAAGATCTCCACGGACCCCGAATCGCTGGTGGAGGCCGCCCGCCAGTCCCTGGGACCGGCGCTGACTGCCAAGTTCATGGAGGGCCCCGTGCTCAACGTGATCATGATCGATCCGCTGCTGGAACAGTCCATGCTCGAGGATATGCGCCCGGCCGAGGGCGGCAGCCAGATTGTGATGGGGCAGGACAGGCTCGACGCCGTACTCCGCTCGGTGCGCAACGCGGTTGACTCCGCGGCCGCCGCCAACCGGCAGGCCGTCCTGGTCTGCGCCCCCGCGTTGCGCCCGGCCATCCACCGGCTCGTCGGAGCGCAGCCGGGTTCCCTGCCGGTGCTGTCCTACCGCGAAGTCACCTCCGCCAATGTCCGGATCGAAACCGTAGGAGTCGTGCGCCATGCCGAACCGCTATCGGCTTAA
- a CDS encoding carbon storage regulator yields MLVLTRKPGEQIMIGDGIVITVLEGRGDGVRIGIEAPRGVPIQRREVIEAIAAANLAAAEAGAEAGAGTEDALRGLLPPAAARPVD; encoded by the coding sequence ATGCTGGTACTTACACGCAAGCCGGGCGAACAGATCATGATCGGCGACGGCATCGTCATCACTGTTCTGGAAGGCCGCGGAGACGGCGTCCGGATCGGCATCGAGGCGCCCCGCGGCGTCCCGATCCAGCGGCGGGAAGTCATCGAGGCCATCGCGGCGGCGAACCTGGCAGCCGCTGAAGCGGGCGCGGAAGCCGGCGCGGGAACCGAAGACGCCCTGCGCGGCTTGCTTCCCCCGGCGGCCGCCCGACCCGTTGACTGA
- a CDS encoding flagellar protein FlgN, whose translation MGAGDLSAALWQERRQLELLLFRLETQRLHVAAGNTHWLTFTASEVESVLDRLRFEALARNVESAAVAAEWGLPAQATLVELIAAAPPGSWPTVLQEHLDGLRQLLARLGDTARASEEMLQGLQLPAGSGDPAGMLEQLTTAGNIERALAITRRASQPLMAQYLGDDANSH comes from the coding sequence ATGGGTGCAGGGGATCTTTCGGCGGCGCTGTGGCAGGAGCGGCGGCAGTTGGAACTACTCCTGTTCAGGCTGGAAACCCAGCGCCTGCACGTGGCTGCCGGCAACACCCACTGGCTGACCTTTACCGCGTCCGAGGTGGAGTCGGTACTGGACCGTCTGCGATTCGAAGCCCTGGCCAGGAATGTCGAGTCGGCGGCCGTGGCGGCCGAGTGGGGCCTGCCGGCGCAGGCGACGCTGGTTGAACTGATTGCGGCCGCCCCGCCGGGTTCCTGGCCGACGGTCCTGCAGGAGCATCTGGACGGTCTGCGCCAGTTGTTGGCCCGGCTCGGCGACACGGCCCGCGCCAGCGAGGAGATGCTTCAGGGCCTGCAGCTGCCCGCCGGTTCCGGCGATCCGGCCGGGATGCTGGAGCAACTGACGACGGCGGGAAACATTGAACGGGCCTTGGCCATTACGCGCCGCGCCAGCCAGCCGCTGATGGCCCAGTACCTCGGCGACGACGCGAACTCCCACTAA
- a CDS encoding sigma-70 family RNA polymerase sigma factor, whose translation MNRVERNEMVTQHLPLVGYLVSDLCSKASHLSRDDLASAGAVALITSADSFDPDLGVPFGAFARRRILGAFADEMRASDWATRSARRRIKETMSVQETLAAALGRTPSVDEIASALGVQQSVVEAALADASRTLTPLDDAVVDTLAAETLSPEHSVLADERLQYLRAAVKSLPERMRYVVEEIYFGDRTVKDLAAELGSTHAAVSQQRAEAIRLMRDGLTAHYADDPDQGFEPQSRITPRRRNDYLAQLSEATAGGITRAIFPQGPMLNQAV comes from the coding sequence TTGAATCGCGTGGAACGCAACGAGATGGTCACCCAGCACCTTCCGCTGGTGGGTTATCTCGTCTCAGATTTGTGCTCGAAGGCGTCCCACCTCTCGCGCGATGATTTGGCGTCGGCTGGCGCCGTTGCCTTGATTACGTCGGCAGACTCCTTCGACCCGGACCTTGGCGTGCCCTTCGGCGCCTTCGCACGGCGTCGCATCCTTGGCGCCTTCGCGGACGAGATGCGGGCCAGCGACTGGGCCACCCGCTCCGCGCGCCGCCGGATCAAAGAGACCATGTCCGTCCAGGAGACCCTCGCCGCCGCCCTCGGCCGCACGCCTTCGGTGGATGAGATTGCCTCCGCGCTGGGCGTCCAGCAAAGCGTGGTGGAAGCGGCGCTGGCAGATGCGTCCCGCACGCTCACGCCGCTCGACGACGCCGTTGTGGACACGCTGGCGGCGGAAACCCTGTCGCCGGAGCACTCGGTGCTTGCTGACGAACGTCTCCAGTACCTCCGGGCCGCCGTGAAGTCCCTGCCCGAGCGGATGCGCTACGTGGTCGAGGAGATCTACTTCGGCGACCGCACCGTCAAGGACCTGGCAGCTGAACTGGGTTCCACGCACGCGGCCGTGTCGCAGCAGCGCGCCGAAGCGATCCGGCTGATGCGCGACGGCCTCACCGCCCACTACGCAGACGACCCGGACCAGGGCTTCGAACCGCAGTCGCGGATCACGCCGCGCCGCCGGAACGATTACCTTGCCCAGTTGTCCGAAGCGACCGCCGGAGGGATCACCCGGGCCATCTTCCCGCAGGGGCCGATGCTGAACCAGGCCGTCTAA
- a CDS encoding Dps family protein — MKATPTLTSNLQAVLVDLIELHVQGKQAHWNIVGTNFRDLHLQLDEIIEAARGFADDLAERMRALHALPDGRSSTVSKSTALAEFPAGLINTKDAIDKIVAALEAAVGTMRKVHDEVDEEDPTTADLLHEFIAKFEQFAWMVNAETMRASASVTTPDTKK, encoded by the coding sequence ATGAAAGCAACACCCACCCTGACAAGCAACCTGCAGGCCGTTCTCGTGGACCTGATTGAACTCCACGTTCAGGGCAAGCAGGCACACTGGAACATCGTGGGCACGAACTTCCGCGACCTCCACCTCCAGCTGGATGAGATTATCGAAGCTGCCCGCGGTTTCGCTGACGACCTCGCCGAGCGGATGCGCGCCCTCCACGCGCTGCCTGACGGCCGCAGCTCGACGGTTTCCAAGTCCACCGCGCTGGCGGAATTCCCTGCCGGCTTGATCAACACCAAGGACGCGATCGACAAGATCGTCGCCGCGCTTGAGGCCGCCGTCGGCACCATGCGCAAGGTGCACGACGAGGTGGATGAGGAAGACCCCACCACTGCCGACCTGCTGCATGAATTCATTGCCAAGTTCGAGCAGTTCGCCTGGATGGTGAACGCCGAAACCATGCGTGCGTCCGCCAGCGTCACCACGCCGGACACCAAGAAGTAG